One genomic segment of Natrialbaceae archaeon AArc-T1-2 includes these proteins:
- a CDS encoding DUF4397 domain-containing protein: MSPTRRTTIKSVGVAGGLAAIPGTVYARGEHKDDEREKKRDKEPDEKKKNDEPPVEPPTGGVRVAHLSPDAPNVDIVVDGERVLAGVPYGEISPYLELEPGTYRVQITAASDPDAVVYDERVTVENAFYTLAAIGELEANTFDVLVLTDAGSAVVRLVHASPDAPPVDVSAAGQPLFENVAFGEASDYIAVPAGDYTLEISPADDPETVVAAVDVTLELATPYTAFATGYLEPPADLADREFEVLLTPDGPAAIEAQAQAN, from the coding sequence ATGTCTCCGACCAGACGGACGACGATCAAAAGCGTCGGTGTCGCAGGCGGTCTCGCGGCAATCCCTGGAACGGTGTACGCACGCGGCGAACACAAAGACGACGAACGCGAGAAGAAACGGGATAAGGAACCGGACGAGAAGAAGAAAAACGACGAGCCGCCGGTGGAACCGCCCACGGGCGGGGTCCGCGTCGCCCACCTCTCGCCGGACGCGCCGAACGTGGACATTGTCGTCGACGGCGAGCGGGTACTCGCGGGCGTCCCTTACGGCGAGATTTCGCCGTATCTCGAGCTCGAACCGGGCACCTACCGCGTCCAGATCACCGCGGCGAGCGACCCAGACGCGGTCGTCTACGACGAGCGGGTGACCGTCGAGAACGCCTTCTACACGCTCGCCGCCATCGGTGAACTCGAGGCCAACACGTTCGACGTCCTCGTGTTGACCGACGCCGGCTCCGCGGTGGTTCGGCTCGTCCACGCGTCGCCGGACGCTCCGCCAGTCGACGTCAGCGCTGCCGGCCAGCCACTGTTCGAGAACGTCGCCTTCGGCGAGGCGTCTGACTACATCGCCGTTCCCGCCGGCGACTACACGCTCGAGATCTCCCCGGCGGACGATCCGGAGACGGTCGTCGCCGCCGTCGACGTCACCCTCGAGCTCGCGACGCCGTACACGGCGTTTGCGACCGGCTATCTCGAGCCGCCGGCGGATCTCGCGGATCGGGAGTTCGAGGTGTTGCTTACGCCGGACGGTCCGGCGGCCATCGAAGCGCAGGCACAAGCGAACTGA
- a CDS encoding class I SAM-dependent methyltransferase, protein MSVREEFDAWAEEGRDKGMEERHWHTAKHALARMPVESGDVVLDLGCGSGYAGRALRDTYDAERVYGLDGAPEMARNANRYTDDPQVGYVVGDFDALPFAAGSIDHIWSMEAFYYAADPLETLREIARVLRPGGTFFCAVNYYEENVHSHEWQKSIAVEMTRWDRHEYREAFREVGLHVAGQDNIPDREIPIPAEAEFPLEEWETREAMVERYREYGTLLTVGVAP, encoded by the coding sequence ATGAGCGTTCGTGAGGAGTTCGACGCCTGGGCCGAAGAGGGGCGAGACAAGGGGATGGAAGAACGTCACTGGCACACTGCCAAACACGCCCTCGCGCGGATGCCCGTCGAGTCCGGCGACGTCGTGCTCGATCTGGGCTGTGGCAGCGGCTACGCTGGCCGGGCGCTGCGGGACACCTACGACGCGGAACGAGTGTACGGCCTCGACGGAGCCCCCGAGATGGCCCGCAACGCCAACCGTTACACCGACGATCCGCAGGTCGGCTACGTCGTTGGCGACTTCGACGCGTTGCCGTTCGCTGCCGGCTCGATCGACCACATCTGGTCGATGGAGGCCTTTTACTACGCCGCCGACCCGCTCGAGACGCTTCGGGAGATCGCCCGCGTGCTCCGTCCCGGCGGCACGTTCTTCTGTGCGGTCAACTACTACGAAGAGAACGTCCACTCCCACGAGTGGCAGAAGTCGATCGCCGTCGAGATGACCCGCTGGGACCGCCACGAGTACCGCGAGGCGTTTCGCGAGGTCGGCCTCCACGTCGCCGGGCAGGACAACATCCCCGACCGCGAGATCCCGATACCAGCGGAAGCCGAGTTCCCGCTCGAGGAGTGGGAGACTCGCGAGGCGATGGTCGAACGCTACCGCGAGTACGGAACGTTGCTCACTGTCGGCGTCGCACCGTAA
- a CDS encoding TetR/AcrR family transcriptional regulator: MPPHRSMTVAERFDDPDDTREAIMKATYDALCTHGYADLTIQRIGDEFPKSKSLVYHHYDTKDELLLDFLSFMLEHFETSVPRQDYDDAATHLEAVLDHVVPDTLEDERAEFMRAMVELRAQAAHDPAYHEHFTRSTRFFHDRFVTIIERGIEEGVFREVDPDRVAAYLLATVTGTMTQRTTADVEASIPAVREELRTYVETRLRTEPRTPE, from the coding sequence TTGCCACCCCACCGGTCGATGACGGTCGCCGAGCGATTCGACGACCCCGACGACACGCGCGAGGCGATCATGAAGGCTACCTACGACGCCCTCTGTACGCACGGATACGCAGACCTCACGATCCAGCGCATCGGCGACGAGTTTCCCAAGAGCAAGTCGCTCGTCTACCACCACTACGACACCAAAGACGAACTTCTGCTCGACTTTCTTTCGTTCATGCTCGAGCACTTCGAGACGAGCGTCCCGCGCCAGGACTACGACGACGCGGCGACACACCTCGAGGCGGTGCTCGATCACGTGGTGCCGGATACGCTCGAGGACGAACGAGCGGAGTTCATGCGGGCGATGGTCGAACTCCGCGCCCAGGCCGCACACGATCCCGCATACCACGAGCACTTCACCAGGAGCACCCGGTTTTTCCACGACCGGTTCGTGACGATCATCGAGCGGGGTATCGAGGAGGGCGTGTTCAGGGAGGTCGACCCGGACCGGGTCGCCGCGTACTTGCTCGCGACGGTCACCGGGACGATGACACAGCGGACGACGGCCGACGTCGAGGCGTCGATTCCCGCCGTCCGTGAGGAGCTCCGGACGTACGTCGAGACGCGACTGCGGACCGAACCCAGGACACCCGAATGA
- a CDS encoding ABC transporter permease gives MVTPLLWIGLRAAAVDPSRAAAILFRSRSLEIAANSLLLMAGVTVLSVIIGVPLAWLTVRSDLPFARFWTVVVALPLAIPSYLGALAYIDAFGPRGRLQSLLAPLGVDSLPEIYGLGGAILVITLYTYPYVYLTTRAALKTFDKTLVDAARTLEHDYRETFRRVTFPQIRPAITAGALLVALYAISDFGTPAFMRLDVFTRQIYVEYRGWNLDYAAMLSIQLIAVTVFILALESRIRGDERVYTDSGGGSGGNHVVELGRWRWPATGLCLLVALATLALPVVVFASWLVGGATSDVDAYRFQFEYAVNSAGVSTAAAVLAALAALPVAYLAARYRTLLGHLFERATYVGYAVPGIVIGLALVFFGANYAGVVYQALPLLVFAYVVRFMPQAVGSTRTSILQVDPKLTEAARTLGRGDLETFRSVTLPLIAPGIVAGAALVFLTTMKELPATLLLRPTGFDTLVTHIWRAEQAAYMSHAAVPAFVILLVSGLSMWIILRQEDV, from the coding sequence ATGGTGACGCCGCTTCTGTGGATCGGGTTGCGCGCCGCGGCGGTCGACCCCTCCCGTGCCGCCGCGATCCTGTTCCGGTCGCGGTCGCTCGAGATCGCCGCCAACAGCCTCCTGCTCATGGCCGGGGTGACGGTCCTGTCGGTGATTATTGGCGTTCCGCTGGCCTGGCTGACCGTCCGCAGCGACCTCCCGTTCGCTCGCTTCTGGACGGTCGTCGTCGCCTTGCCGCTTGCGATCCCGAGTTACCTGGGGGCGCTGGCGTACATCGACGCCTTCGGGCCGCGAGGTCGACTCCAGTCGCTGCTCGCCCCGCTGGGAGTCGACTCGCTGCCCGAGATCTACGGTCTCGGCGGCGCCATCCTCGTCATCACGCTCTATACGTACCCATACGTCTACCTGACGACGCGTGCCGCGTTGAAGACCTTCGATAAGACGCTCGTCGACGCCGCACGCACGCTCGAGCACGACTACCGGGAGACGTTCCGTCGGGTCACTTTCCCCCAGATCCGGCCGGCGATCACTGCCGGCGCGTTGCTGGTCGCGCTGTATGCGATCTCGGATTTCGGAACGCCCGCGTTCATGCGACTCGACGTCTTCACGCGTCAGATCTACGTCGAGTACCGCGGCTGGAACCTCGATTACGCCGCCATGCTGTCGATCCAGCTGATCGCCGTCACCGTCTTCATCCTCGCGCTCGAGTCCCGGATCCGGGGCGACGAACGGGTCTACACCGATTCGGGCGGGGGAAGCGGCGGGAACCACGTCGTCGAACTCGGCCGGTGGCGCTGGCCTGCGACCGGGCTCTGTCTGCTGGTCGCGCTCGCGACGCTTGCCTTGCCCGTGGTCGTCTTCGCCTCGTGGCTCGTCGGCGGCGCGACCAGCGACGTCGACGCCTACCGGTTCCAGTTCGAGTACGCGGTAAACTCCGCGGGGGTCTCCACCGCAGCGGCGGTTCTCGCCGCCCTCGCCGCCTTGCCGGTCGCCTACCTCGCGGCCCGTTACCGGACGCTGCTCGGCCACCTGTTCGAGCGAGCGACTTACGTCGGCTACGCCGTTCCAGGGATCGTCATCGGGCTCGCGCTCGTGTTCTTCGGTGCGAACTACGCCGGCGTCGTCTACCAGGCGCTTCCGTTGCTCGTGTTCGCCTACGTCGTCCGCTTCATGCCCCAGGCTGTCGGCAGCACCCGAACTTCGATCCTGCAGGTCGATCCCAAGCTCACCGAGGCCGCTCGCACCCTCGGCCGTGGCGACCTCGAGACGTTCCGGTCGGTGACGCTTCCGCTTATTGCTCCCGGGATCGTCGCGGGGGCGGCGCTCGTGTTCCTGACGACGATGAAAGAGCTGCCGGCGACGTTGCTGTTGCGCCCGACCGGGTTCGACACGCTCGTTACTCACATCTGGCGGGCCGAGCAGGCCGCCTACATGAGCCACGCCGCGGTCCCTGCGTTCGTCATCTTGCTCGTCTCCGGTCTCTCGATGTGGATCATCCTCCGTCAGGAGGACGTCTAG
- a CDS encoding MATE family efflux transporter yields MSERASHDRAVNVTDGALLKPLVVLSLPIVLTNVLQVGYNLADTFWVGRLGQPAVSALSFSWAIVFLIISLSLGFSVAGTVLVAQHKGAGNVDRVGHVAGQTISVVIGVSIVFSIVGYLLAPDLLTLVGAVPGTEEHRLAVVYTRTMFVGIPFVFGFFIFQSLLQGWGDTRTPFYLMAFGVALNVIVDPFFILGFQGNVLFAWVGLEGLETLLYDATGFAGFGVQGAALATILARGIGAAIGIWLLLSGRVGIELAPADLRPQWETVRTIVRIGAPASIEISTKALSVTILTALVAIAGAEAVAAYGIGTRVTSMVVLPALGLARGVETVVGQNLGARQVDRAKRGVLSAVGLITGCLLAFTVGVYLFAEPIVGVFITGDGAGVVTAIGGDYLRIVGVTYVFLGVFYVIQGGFRGSGSTRLAMAFAFIGFIVFRAVFAYVLAVPAGLGATGIWYGEAIANVSMVAIAGLYFLRGTWTGRVIDDADRGTDRRDVGEEGDSAVASGGLEDR; encoded by the coding sequence ATGAGCGAGCGGGCATCCCACGACCGGGCGGTCAACGTCACCGACGGTGCCTTGCTCAAGCCGCTCGTCGTTCTGTCGTTACCGATCGTTCTCACGAACGTGTTGCAGGTCGGGTACAACCTGGCCGATACGTTCTGGGTCGGCCGTCTCGGCCAGCCGGCCGTCTCGGCGCTTTCGTTCTCGTGGGCGATCGTCTTTCTGATCATCAGTCTCTCGCTCGGGTTTTCCGTCGCCGGCACCGTCCTCGTCGCACAGCACAAGGGAGCGGGAAACGTCGACCGCGTCGGTCACGTCGCCGGCCAGACGATCTCGGTCGTGATCGGCGTATCGATCGTGTTTTCGATCGTCGGCTACCTGCTCGCACCGGACCTGTTAACGCTCGTCGGCGCGGTTCCCGGCACGGAAGAACACCGCCTGGCCGTCGTCTACACTCGGACGATGTTCGTCGGCATCCCGTTCGTGTTCGGCTTTTTCATCTTCCAGTCGTTGCTCCAGGGCTGGGGTGATACGCGGACGCCGTTTTACTTGATGGCCTTCGGCGTCGCATTGAACGTGATCGTCGATCCGTTTTTCATCCTCGGCTTCCAGGGCAACGTTCTCTTCGCGTGGGTCGGACTCGAGGGCCTCGAGACGCTGCTGTACGACGCGACCGGCTTTGCAGGGTTTGGCGTCCAGGGCGCGGCTCTCGCGACGATCCTCGCTCGAGGAATCGGTGCGGCGATCGGTATCTGGTTGCTCCTGTCGGGTCGTGTCGGGATCGAACTCGCCCCGGCCGATCTTCGACCGCAGTGGGAGACGGTCCGGACGATCGTCCGCATCGGTGCCCCCGCGAGTATCGAGATCAGTACGAAAGCACTTAGCGTGACGATCCTGACCGCACTCGTCGCCATCGCCGGTGCAGAAGCCGTCGCCGCCTACGGGATCGGAACCCGCGTTACCTCGATGGTCGTGTTACCGGCACTCGGCCTGGCTCGCGGCGTCGAAACCGTCGTCGGCCAGAACCTCGGTGCCAGACAGGTCGACCGTGCAAAGAGAGGGGTCCTCTCCGCCGTCGGTCTCATCACGGGGTGTCTGCTCGCGTTCACCGTCGGCGTCTACCTGTTTGCCGAACCGATCGTCGGCGTCTTCATCACGGGCGATGGCGCGGGAGTGGTCACCGCCATCGGTGGCGACTACCTCCGCATCGTCGGCGTGACGTACGTCTTCCTCGGCGTGTTCTACGTCATTCAGGGCGGGTTCCGGGGGAGCGGTAGCACCCGACTCGCGATGGCCTTTGCGTTTATCGGCTTCATCGTGTTCCGGGCCGTCTTCGCGTACGTCCTCGCCGTTCCGGCTGGGCTCGGTGCGACCGGCATCTGGTACGGCGAGGCGATCGCGAACGTGTCGATGGTCGCCATCGCCGGGCTGTACTTCCTGCGGGGGACGTGGACCGGACGCGTCATCGACGACGCCGATCGCGGGACCGACAGAAGAGACGTCGGCGAGGAGGGTGATTCGGCCGTCGCGAGCGGCGGTCTCGAGGATCGGTAA
- a CDS encoding extracellular solute-binding protein produces the protein MPERDDTTSQTSSAIGRRRFLAVTGASVAGITGLAGCLGNDADLVVYSGRTEDQIEPIFRELEDRLDITIGDRYGDSAGMVGQIVEEGDASEADLFYTQDSGTLGALKNEGRTADLSETVLESVPEAYRDPDGTWTGVSGRTRSIAYNTDEWDADELPDDIFAYAEEEAFDDELGWRVDSGSFLSFIRAMMIEYGEDDTRGWIEGLQDLGIENYEGGMTTPQAIADGEVSVGFVNHYYVGRLLEDDEDAPINVTFTDGDVGALFNVSGVALVDTADDPDLAREVVEELLVEDVQELFVDLNAEYPVVDGVEYTGEMPGPEAVNSPTFDLNELADVEPAQDLLREVEIL, from the coding sequence ATGCCAGAACGCGACGACACCACATCGCAAACGAGTTCGGCGATCGGTCGCCGGCGCTTTCTCGCCGTCACGGGAGCCTCCGTGGCTGGGATCACCGGACTCGCGGGCTGTCTCGGGAACGATGCGGATCTCGTCGTCTACTCGGGCCGGACCGAAGACCAGATCGAACCGATCTTCCGGGAACTCGAAGATCGCCTCGACATCACGATCGGCGATCGGTACGGCGACTCGGCGGGAATGGTCGGACAGATCGTCGAGGAAGGAGACGCGAGCGAGGCGGACCTGTTTTACACCCAGGACTCGGGAACGCTCGGCGCGCTCAAGAACGAGGGTCGGACTGCCGACCTGAGCGAGACAGTCCTCGAGTCGGTTCCCGAGGCCTACCGCGACCCCGATGGCACCTGGACCGGCGTCTCCGGCCGGACGCGCTCGATCGCGTACAACACCGACGAGTGGGACGCCGACGAGCTTCCGGACGACATCTTCGCCTACGCCGAGGAGGAGGCGTTCGACGACGAACTCGGCTGGCGCGTCGACTCCGGCTCGTTCCTCTCGTTTATCCGTGCAATGATGATCGAGTACGGCGAGGACGATACCAGAGGGTGGATCGAGGGTCTCCAGGACCTCGGTATCGAGAACTACGAGGGCGGCATGACGACCCCGCAAGCGATCGCAGACGGCGAAGTCTCGGTCGGGTTCGTCAACCACTACTACGTCGGTCGACTGCTCGAGGACGACGAGGACGCGCCGATCAACGTCACGTTCACCGACGGCGACGTCGGCGCGCTGTTCAACGTCTCCGGGGTCGCCCTCGTCGACACGGCCGACGACCCCGACCTCGCCCGCGAGGTCGTCGAGGAGCTACTGGTCGAGGACGTCCAGGAGCTGTTCGTCGACCTCAACGCCGAGTATCCCGTCGTCGACGGCGTCGAGTACACCGGCGAGATGCCCGGCCCCGAGGCGGTCAACTCGCCGACGTTCGACCTGAACGAACTGGCCGACGTCGAACCCGCCCAGGACCTCCTCCGCGAGGTCGAGATCCTCTAG